The Thermomicrobiales bacterium genome has a segment encoding these proteins:
- a CDS encoding DUF3825 domain-containing protein, translating into MAEASLVGTVIWYDYKNGWGKIQPHGTTEEVFVHCTSILTPEPKILMIGEAVSFEKGQNDRGPVATNVQRLETRIRGTVDSFNKARGFGHIVDDTGKQYWVHHTHIIGGRYRVLEPKELVEFTPEQSPKGPQAMRVWRYDTRLSLDRFAVLGDLNRRLEELARLAQEESWDYKFTESPTPRPILQSYLYHTFDRLEKEGKIAVTMDGTRRLSAFNTGLVTELQEQIFALFGEHRRSNPQAPEWQLIEFVTESDRRLTVFPERPDIANYFTDPADLIYDSNIELVVDLPHVVNDNRNRFPPELRSNDYLMQSTLNAALSSAKRRVRGNYKAAIPQYHHDRLQLLLPLCLLKPNRADLALVVDRQNHVYYGSTVLPLDWAYKNARLIARPDREWLEP; encoded by the coding sequence TTGGCAGAGGCGAGTCTAGTAGGCACCGTGATTTGGTATGACTACAAGAATGGCTGGGGCAAAATTCAGCCGCATGGTACGACCGAGGAAGTATTTGTTCACTGCACTTCGATCCTAACCCCCGAGCCAAAAATCCTGATGATCGGGGAAGCAGTCAGCTTTGAGAAGGGGCAGAACGACCGGGGGCCAGTGGCGACCAATGTCCAACGCCTGGAGACCAGAATACGAGGAACGGTCGATAGCTTTAACAAGGCACGCGGATTTGGACACATCGTTGACGATACCGGTAAACAATACTGGGTCCACCATACCCACATCATTGGCGGTCGCTATCGTGTGCTCGAACCGAAAGAGTTAGTCGAATTCACCCCTGAGCAATCGCCCAAGGGACCGCAAGCTATGCGGGTCTGGCGGTACGACACACGGTTATCCTTAGACCGATTCGCTGTCCTGGGTGACCTCAATCGGCGCCTCGAGGAGCTTGCACGGCTCGCTCAGGAAGAAAGTTGGGACTATAAGTTCACCGAGTCGCCAACTCCCAGGCCGATTCTGCAAAGTTACCTGTATCACACCTTCGACCGGCTTGAAAAAGAAGGAAAGATTGCGGTCACGATGGATGGGACTCGGCGCCTCTCCGCATTCAATACCGGACTGGTGACCGAGCTGCAGGAACAAATCTTTGCGCTGTTCGGTGAGCATCGTCGAAGCAACCCGCAGGCACCCGAGTGGCAGTTGATCGAATTTGTCACCGAAAGTGATCGACGCTTGACGGTGTTTCCAGAGCGCCCGGATATCGCGAATTACTTCACCGACCCGGCAGACCTTATTTACGATTCGAATATTGAACTGGTCGTGGACCTGCCGCATGTCGTCAATGACAACCGCAACCGCTTTCCTCCAGAGTTGCGCAGTAACGACTACCTGATGCAATCGACGCTGAACGCGGCTCTATCCTCGGCCAAGCGCCGGGTGCGGGGCAATTACAAAGCCGCGATCCCGCAATACCACCATGACCGGCTACAGCTGCTCTTGCCGTTGTGCCTGCTCAAGCCAAATCGGGCCGATCTCGCCCTGGTCGTCGATCGACAAAATCATGTGTATTACGGGTCCACGGTGCTGCCGCTCGACTGGGCGTATAAGAATGCGCGCCTCATTGCCCGACCTGATCGGGAGTGGCTCGAACCCTAA